A single genomic interval of Pangasianodon hypophthalmus isolate fPanHyp1 chromosome 8, fPanHyp1.pri, whole genome shotgun sequence harbors:
- the si:ch211-251b21.1 gene encoding probable glutamate receptor, giving the protein MASLGLLLLVAAVVHLCTAEPQPLKVTTIKQEPYTVSKGSEFEGFCMDLLAALAEKLGFKYNVRLVKDGKYGSKDERGNWAGMIGEVVRGEADLAMAPLTLTAVREEVVDMTKPFMQTGLSFVMRKDTASDDSQYLSFLNLFSSEMWISLLVAYLLTSFCIFLVARISPSEWSQPQMEENHFTISHSFWYTIGALTLQGAGPHPKSFSGRVITAIWWLFSLVVLACYFANLSSWLHMDNKQLSIKSFEDLANQNVIEYGTLKGSSSLAFFKNSNNPTYRRIFENMERKQSYAQTMEEGIRMAQEGKYAFIGESVSLDLAVTRYCNLKRCPEIIGMRGYSIAVPLGFPMLKNLSVAILQLSESGELDFLRNKWWASSCMAEDAQASSLKPSSLKGVFLLLALGLGLGLVLALMELTAKSRNIANIQQAMETEIIRKIA; this is encoded by the exons ATGGCGTCTCTGGGGCTTCTCTTGCTCGTTGCAGCAGTGGTTCACCTCTGCACTGCAG AACCACAGCCACTAAAGGTGACCACCATTAAG CAAGAACCATACACAGTGTCAAAAGGCTCAGAGTTTGAGGGCTTCTGTATGGACTTGCTGGCAGCACTTGCAGAGAAACTGGGCTTCAAGTACAATGTTCGCCTGGTGAAAGATGGAAAATACGGATCCAAGGATGAGCGCGGCAACTGGGCTGGGATGATTGGAGAGGTTGTGAGAGGG GAAGCGGATCTGGCCATGGCTCCACTTACCCTCACCGCTGTTCGGGAGGAAGTTGTAGACATGACCAAACCATTCATGCAGACAGGCCTTAGTTTTGTCATGAGAAAGGACACTGCCTCAGATGATTCGCAGTACCTCAGCTTTTTAAACCTCTTCTCCAGTGAGATGTGGATCAGCCTGCTGGTTGCTTATCTGCTTACCTCCTTCTGTATCTTTTTGGTGGCTCG TATTAGCCCCTCTGAATGGAGCCAGCCACAGATGGAGGAAAATCACTTTACAATCTCACACAGCTTCTGGTACACTATTGGAGCGTTAACACTTcaag gtgctGGTCCACACCCCAAGTCCTTCTCAGGACGGGTTATTACTGCCATCTGGTGGTTGTTTTCATTAGTCGTCTTGGCCTGCTACTTCGCCAACCTCAGTTCTTGGTTGCACATGGACAACAAGCAGCTCTCAATTAAGAGCTTTGAAGACCTGGCGAACCAAAATGTCATTGAGTATGGGACACTTAAGGGCTCCTcctctcttgctttctttaaG AACTCCAACAATCCTACCTACCGGCGCATCTTCGAAAACATGGAGAGAAAGCAGTCCTATGCCCAGACAATGGAAGAAGGCATCCGTATGGCTCAGGAGGGGAAATATGCCTTCATTGGAGAATCTGTGTCTCTGGACCTGGCTGTGACACGTTACTGCAACCTAAAGCGCTGTCCTGAGATCATTGGCATGAGAGGCTACAGCATTGCAGTTCCTTTGG gCTTTCCCATGCTGAAAAACCTGAGTGTGGCCATCCTACAGCTAAGCGAGTCCGGAGAACTGGATTTTCTGCGTAATAAATGGTGGGCAAGCAGCTGCATGGCAGAAGACGCACAGGCCTCATCTCTGAAGCCCAGCAGCCTGAAGGGTGTCTTCCTGCTTTTGGCGCTTGGCTTAGGGCTGGGACTCGTTCTGGCCCTCATGGAGCTGACTGCCAAATCACGAAACATCGCTAACATACAGCAG GCTATGGAGACTGAAATTATCCGGAAAATCGCTTAA